A stretch of the Perca fluviatilis chromosome 17, GENO_Pfluv_1.0, whole genome shotgun sequence genome encodes the following:
- the LOC120546010 gene encoding BRCA1-associated protein — protein sequence MSVSLVVIRLELADQSPYPQGFQYSAVEGMSEKELQEKALGVAKHTLSGKTDLERAGVLHQHIGSRAMGDMVIETFEPSPDKGGGEDPGGSSEPDSGPPAAQTEADGLEGTEASQDTNEAAGATPDSPSKQLPDQISFFSGNPSVEIVHGIMHLYKTNKMTSLTEDVRRSAMVCILTVPATMTSHDLMKLLAPFNDVMEHMKIIRDPTPNQYMVLIKFCTQADADSFYTACNGRQFNSIEDAVCQMVYVERAEVIRSDEGASLPVMELTELPKCTVCLERMDESVNGILTTLCNHSFHSQCLQRWEDASCPVCRYCQTPEPVEENKCFECGVQENLWICLICGHIGCGRYVSRHAYKHFEETQHTYAMQLTNHRVWDYAGDNYVHRLVASKTDGKMVQYECEGDTCHAEKIDGLQLEYSYLLTSQLESQRIYWENKIVHLEKETAEEINNMKAKFKETLERCDNLERRFGELSKDKQGIEKKCTQLNSRVLKLTQELKEEQEMNRCLRANQVQLQAKLAEEELKAKETGECKDGAIAELKEQLRDVMFYLETQQQIEHLPPEARSEIQEGQINIGASPSDSAGAGPSSARGRRGRGRKRK from the exons ATGAGTGTGTCTCTGGTTGTTATCCGTCTGGAATTAGCCGACCAGTCTCCTTATCCACAAGGTTTCCAGTACTCAGCCG TTGAAGGCATGTCGGAGAAGGAACTGCAGGAGAAGGCTTTGGGTGTAGCCAAACACACCCTGAGTGGAAAGACGGATCTGGAAAGAGCAGGTGTACTGCACCAGCACATTGGTAGCAGAGCCATGGGGGACATGGTTATAGAAACCTTTGAGCCCAGCCCAG ATAAAGGGGGAGGCGAAGACCCCGGTGGTTCATCCGAGCCGGACAGTGGACCTCCGGCTGCGCAGACCGAAGCAGACGGTCTGGAGGGCACTGAGGCTTCACAGGACACCAACGAGGCGGCAGGCGCTACTCCTGATTCCCCCTCCAAGCAGCTGCCGGACCAGATCTCTTTCTTCAGCGGAAACCCGTCAGTGGAGATCGTCCATGGCATCATGCACCTCTACAAGACCAA CAAAATGACATCACTGACTGAGGATGTAAGACGCAGCGCTATGGTGTGCATACTGACTGTCCCCGCGACCATGACCAGCCACGACCTCATGAAGCTTTTGGCCCCTTTTAATGATGTCATGGAGCATATGAAGATCATACGGGACCCGACCCCTAACCAGTATATGGTCCTGATTAAGTTCTGTACACAG GCAGACGCAGACAGTTTCTACACAGCGTGTAATGGCCGCCAGTTCAACTCCATAGAGGACGCAGTGTGCCAAATGGTCTATGTGGAGCGGGCAGAGGTTATAAGGTCTGACGAG GGAGCCAGTCTGCCGGTGATGGAGCTCACCGAGCTGCCAAAGTGCACCGTGTGCCTGGAGAGAATGGACGAGTCGGTTAACGGCATCCTCACCACTCTCTGCAACCACAGCTTTCACAGCCAGTGTCTCCAGCGGTGGGAAGATGCCTC gtGTCCTGTGTGTAGATACTGTCAAACACCAGAACCAGTTGAAGAGAACAAGTGCTTTGAGTGTGGAGTGCAGGAG AACCTGTGGATTTGTTTGATCTGCGGGCACATCGGTTGTGGTCGCTACGTCAGCCGGCATGCCTACAAGCACTTTGAGGAAACGCAGCATACTTACGCTATGCAGCTCACCAACCACCGTGTTTGGGACTACGCAGgag ATAACTACGTGCACCGGCTGGTGGCCAGTAAGACCGACGGGAAGATGGTGCAGTACGAGTGCGAGGGAGACACCTGCCACGCTGAGAAAATTGACGGACTTCAACTGGAG TACTCGTACCTGCTGACGAGTCAGCTGGAGTCTCAGAGGATTTACTGGGAGAATAAGATCGTTCATCTGGAGAAGGAGACCGCTGAGGAG ATAAACAACATGAAGGCCAAATTTAAGGAGACTCTGGAGCGTTGTGATAACTTGGAGCGACGGTTCGGAGAACTAAGCAAAGACAAGCAGGGAATAGAGAAGAA gtgcaccCAGTTGAACAGTCGAGTCTTGAAGCTGACCCAGGAGCTGAAGGAGGAGCAGGAGATGAACCGCTGTCTGAGAGCCAATCAGGTGCAGCTGCAGGCCAAGCTGGCAGAGGAGGAACTCAAAGCGAAAGAGACCG GTGAATGTAAGGACGGGGCAATAGCAGAACTGAAGGAGCAGCTGAGAGACGTGATGTtttatctggagacgcagcagCAGATTGAACACCTGCCTCCGGAGGCCCGCAGCGAAATCCAGGAGGGACAGATCAACATCGGCGCCAGCCCTTCGGACAGCGCCGGAGCCGGCCCCTCCTCCGCCAGAGGCAGGAGAGGCCGGGGCAGGAAGAGGAAGTAG